ACCGCCGCGACTTGCTGCGCGCCCAGATCGAACAGCGCCCCGGCGCCGCGATGGAGGTGATGGCCGCTCTGCCCCGCGCCCATCCGCCGGGCAGCCACCACACCTATTCCACCGGCGAGACGCAGGTCCTGGCCGAGATCATCCGCGGTGCGACCGGCATGACCCTGTCCGACTACCTGTCCGAACGGATCTGGGTGCCCGCGGGGATGGAATCGGACGCGACATGGTGGCTGGACAGCCCCGACGGGACCGAGATCGCCGGATCGGGCCTGGCCGCGACGCTGCGCGACTTTGCCCGCTTCGGCCAGTTCTTCCTGGAGGGCGGCGTGATCGACGGCCGCGCGGTCCTGCCCGAGGACTGGACCACGGTCGCGGGCGCGCCCCAGACCCTGTCGGACGGAACGCCCCTCGATTACGGCTACATGTGGTGGCCCGGCTGGACCGAGGATGCGATCAACGACGGCGCCTTCGCCGCGGTCGGGATCCAGGGCCAGAACATCTATATCAACCCCGCGCGCGGGGTGGTGATCGCCGCGCATATGGCCCAGCCCAAGCCGCTGGACCGCGAGCCGGTGGACCCGATGATCGTCTTCGACGCGATCGCGCGGGCGCTGGACTGACCCGCCCGCAAGGCCGCCATGCAGCCCGGGGGCCTTGCCCCGGCCCGCATGGCGGTCCATGTCGGTGGGGCAATCTTGGAAAGGACCCGCCATGCCGCTGCCCCGTTTCGACGCCGTGATCTTCGACCTCGACGGGACGCTGCTTGCGACGGAACAGATGACCATTGAGACGGGCGAGGCCGCGCTGTCGCGCATGGGCCGCCAGGTGCCGCCGGGCCTGCTGGAATCGCTGGTGGGCTTTGACGAGCCGACCTCGCGCGGGATCCTGCGCCGCCATCTGGGCGACGATTTCGACTTCGCCCATCTGGACCGGATGTGGGCCGAGGCGCTGATCGAACGCCGCGACCGCGACGGCATCCCGCTGCGCCCCCAGGTGGAGCCGATGCTGCGGGCGCTGCGCGAGGCATCCATCCCCTTCGCCATCGCCACATCCAGCACCCGCGACCAGGCGCGCGAAAAGCTGGCCGCGGCGGGGCTGACCGACAGCTTCACCATCGTCGTCACCCGCAGCGACGTGCCCAGCCCCAAGCCCGCGCCCGACGTCTATCTGCTGGCGGCCGAGCGGCTCGGGCTGGCGCCCGACCGCTGCCTGGCCTTCGAGGATAGCGATGTGGGCGCCATCGCCGCCCGCGCGGCGGGCATGACGGTGGTGCAGGTGCCCGACATGGTGCCCCTGTCGGGCGAGCATGCCGATTACCTGGCCCCCGACCTGATCGCGGGGGCGCGGGGCATCGGGCTGCTGGCGGCCTGATCCGGTTGTGGCCCCTGCGCGGCCCCGCTAAGGTGGCGCGACGCCCGAGGGACCGATGACCGACACCACTTCCGCATATCAGGTTCTGGCCCGGAAATACCGGCCCGAGACCTTCGCCGACCTGGTGGGCCAGGATGCGATGGTCCGCACGCTGAAGAACGCCTTCGCCGCCGACCGCATCGCCCAGGCCTTCATCATGACGGGCATCCGCGGCACCGGCAAGACGACCACCGCGCGCATCATCGCCAAGGGCATGAACTGCATCGGCCCCGACGGCCAGGGCGGCCCCACCACCGAACCCTGCGGCATCTGCGAGCATTGCTTGGCCATCGCCGAGGGCCGCCATGTCGATGTGATGGAGATGGACGCCGCATCGCGCACCGGCGTGGGCGACATCCGCGAGATCATCGAATCGGTGCATTACCGGGCGGCATCGGCGCGCTACAAGATCTACATCATCGACGAGGTCCACATGCTGTCGACCAGCGCGTTCAACGCGCTGCTGAAGACGCTGGAGGAGCCGCCTCCGCATGTGAAATTCATCTTCGCCACGACCGAGATCCGCAAGGTTCCCGTTACCGTCCTGTCGCGCTGCCAGCGGTTCGACCTGCGCCGGATCGAGCCCGAGGTGATGATCGCCCTGCTGCAGCGGATCGCCGCGGCCGAGGGCGCGACCATCACCGATGATGCGCTGGCGCTGATCACGCGGGCGGCCGAAGGGTCGGCCCGCGACGCGACCAGCCTGCTGGACCAGTCGATCAGCCATGGCGCGGGCGAGACCACCGCCGATCAGGTCCGCGCCATGCTGGGCCTGGCGGATCGGGGCCGGGTGCTGGACCTGTTCGAGATGATCATGCGCGGCGACGCCGCCAGCGCCTTGGCCGAACTGCAATCCCAATATGCCGACGGGGCCGATCCCGTGGCCGTGCTGCGCGACCTGGCCGAGGTCACGCATTGGATCTCGGTCGTCAAGATCACGCCGGACGCGCTGGAGGATCCGACGATCTCGCCCGACGAACGCGCGCGCGGGCGGGACCTGGCCGACCGGCTGCCGATGCGGGTCATGTCGCGGATGTGGCAGCTGCTGCTGAAGGCGCTGGAGGAGGTGTCCGCCGCGCCCAACGCGATGATGGCGGCCGAGATGGCGGTGATCCGGCTGACCCATGTCGCCGACCTGCCCGACCCCGAGGCGCTGATCCGCCGCGTCCAGCAGGCGCAGACGGCAGGCGAATTCGCCCGCGGCCCCGCGGTGGCGGGCGCGCAGACCTCGTCGCAGCCGCAGGCGTCGCGCCGCGCCCGCCCGGCACCGGCGGTGCAGGCCCAGGCCGGGACCGCCGCCGCGCTGGCCGCGGCCCCCGAGGTGGTCGAGGGCTTTCCCGACTTCGCCTCGGTCGTGGACCTGATCGCGCGGATGCGGGACATGACGCTGTTGGTGCTGGTCGAACGCCATGTCGCGCTGGTCCGCTACAGCCCCGGCCGGATCGAGTTCCAGCCCCGCGACAACCCGCCCGCCGATCTGGCGCAGCGCCTGGCCGAACGGCTGCGCGGCTGGACGAACGGCCAGCGTTGGGCGGTGACCGTCACCAACGAGGACGGCGCCCCCACCATCGCCGAGACGCGCGAGGCCGCGGCCCGCGCCGCCCGCGACCGCGCCCTGGCCCTGCCCATCGTGCAGCAGGTGCTGGCGGCATTCCCCGACGCCACGCTGACCGGCGTCACCCGCGCCGCCCCGCCCCCCGAACCCCGGATCGAGGCCGAGGGCGCGCAGAACCCCCATGACGGAACCGAAGGCCCGGTGGCCGAGGTTGAGGAATGGGACCCCTTCGAGGATGAGGACTGAACGATGATCAAGGGATTGGGCGGTCTTGGCGACATGGCCAAGATGATGAAGGCCGCCAAGGACATGCAGGACAAGATGGGCCAGATGGAAGAAGACCTGGCCCGCATGACGGTGACCGGCGAATCCGGCGCGGGCCTGGTTCGCGCGACCTGCACCGCCAAGGGCGAGCTGACCGCGCTGGAGATCGACCCCTCGATCTTCGTGCCGTCGGAAAAGGAGGTGGTCGAGGACCTGATCCTGGCCGCCATCAAGGATGCCCAACGCGCCGCCGAGGAGAAGATGCAGTCCGAGATGTCGCGCATGACCGAGGGGTTGGGCCTGCCGCCCGGCATGAAGCTGCCCTTCTGACGCCGATGGACCAAGGCGGCGACGACATCCAGGCGCTGATCGCGCTGATGGCCCGGCTGCCGGGCCTCGGGCCGCGTTCCGCGCGCCGCATCGTGCTGCAACTGGTCCAGCGCCGCAGCCAGCAGATGGCCCAGCTGTCCCAGCTGCTGGACCGGGTGGCGCGGAACTCGCGCGAATGCATCGTCTGCGGCAATATCACCGATCGCGACGAATGCGCGATCTGCACCGATCCCGCCCGCGCCACGGGCGAGATCTGCGTGGTCCAGGACGTGGCCGATCTCTGGGCGCTGGAACGGGGCCGGGCCTTCCGCGGCCGCTATCACGTCCTGGGCGGCACCCTCTCGGCGCTGGACGAGGTCGGGCCCGACGATCTGGGCATCCCCGCCCTCTTGGCCCGCATCCACGAGGATCGCATCTCCGAGGTGATCCTGGCGCTGAACGCGACCGTGGACGGCCAGACCACCGCCCATTACATCGCCGATGCGCTGGAGGGGACGAACGTCACAGTGACAGGCCTCGCCCAGGGCGTGCCCATCGGGGGCGAGCTGGACTATCTCGACGACGGCACGATCACCGCCGCCCTGCGCGCCCGCCGCCGCCTTTGACGGAAAAAGGCCGCGTGACGGGGCGCGGCCTCGGGGGGTCCGGGGGGCCTGCCCCCCGGCCGTCGCGGGACGCAATCAGGCGTCCAGTTTCTCGACCTTCGGCGTGGCCTTCGCGATCTCGATCCGGCGGGGCTTCAGGGCCTCGGGGATCTCGCGGATCAGGTCGATATGCAGCATGCCGTCCACATGGCTCGCGCCCTCCACCCGAACATGGTCGGCCAAGGTGAACTTGCGCTCGAAGGCGCGGGTGGCGATGCCGCGATGCAGGAAAGTCCGGCCCTCGTCCTCGTCCGCCTTGCGGGCCGAGACGATGACAGCGCCGTCGCGCATCTCGACATTCAGGTCGTCGGCGGCAAAGCCCGCCACCGCGATCGAGATGCGATAGGCATCCTCGCCGGTCTTCTCGATGTTGTAGGGGGGATAGGTCGTCGTCGCCACATCGGCGGTCATGGCGCGGTCCATGACATCAGCCAGCCGGTCAAAGCCGACCGAGGCACGATAGAGCGGGGTCAGATCGAAATTGCGCATGTCTCACATCCTGTTTCAAGCGATGTTCAGGGTCGCCCCCCGGAACCGGGCGGGCAGGAAACCGACGCCATCATGGCCGCCGGTTCCCTGAATCTAGATCGCCGAAATCCGGTTTCAAGACCCCAAGGCAGGCGGTTTGGGCCCGCCCGTGGCCCAGTCCAGCAGCTCGACCATATGGACCACCGGCACCGCCGTTCCGCCGCCGATCTGCATCATGCAGCCGATATTGCCGGCGGCGATCACCTCGGGCGCGACCGCCTCCAGCGTGGCGACCTTGCGGGCCTTCAGCTCGGATGACAGCGCGGGCTGCAGCAGGTTGTAGGTCCCCGCCGATCCGCAGCACAGATGCGGGTCGGCGGGCTCGACCACCGCAAACCCCATCGCCGCCAGCAGGTCCTTGGGCGCGGCGCGCACCTGCTGGCCATGCTGCAGCGAACAGGCCGAGTGATAGGCGACCCGCATCCCCAGCCCCTGATCGCCCGTCCGGGCGGGCAGGCCCAGCCCGACCAGGAACTCGGTCACGTCACGCGCCAGCCCCGCCACGCGGCGCGCATCGGCCTCGATCGCGTCGCCCTTGAACAGATGCCCGTAATCCTTGATCGTCGTCCCGCAGCCCGAGGTGTTGATGATCACCGCATCCAGCGGCCCGTCCCGCTCGGCCGCCAGCAGGCGGCGGATGCTGTCGCGGGCGCGGGCCTTGCCGTCACCCTCCTGCCCCATATGCAGGGTCAGCGCGCCGCAGCAGCCGAAATCACGCGGAATGACGACCTCGACCCCTGCACGCTGCAGCAGGCGGATGGTGGCGTCATTGATGTCGGTGTTCAGCGCCCGCTGCGCGCAGCCGATCATCAGCGCGACCCGCGCCCGGCGGGTGCCCTCAGCCGGGAAGGTCTGGCCGTCATCATTGCGGCTGACCGGGGGGATCGCCTTGGGTGCCATCTCCAGCATGGCCCTCAGGCGCCGGTCCGGCATCAGCGCCTTGAAGGGCCGCGCGATCCGCGCCCCCATCAGCGCCAGCCGGAACCGCCCCGGATGCGGCAGCACGAATTTCAGGACCCATCGCAGTATCCGGTCCATGGCGGGGCGGCGATAGGTCTGCTCGATATGCTCGCGCGCATGTTCCAGCAGATGCGCGTAATGCACGCCCGAGGGGCAGGTCGTCATGCAGGCCAGGCACCCCAGGCAGCGGTCGATATGGGTGACGGTCTTTGCGTCCGCGGGACGGCCGGATTCCAGCATCTCCTTGATCAGGTAGATGCGGCCGCGGGGGCTGTCCAGCTCGTCCCCCAGCACCTGATAGGTCGGACATGTCGCCGTGCAGAAGCCGCAATGAACACAGGTCCGCAGCACCTTGTTCGACCGCGCGGTCATCGGGTCGGACAGCTGTTCGGGCGAGAAATGGGTCTGCATCAGGCGGGGCTTCCAAAGAGGCCGCGCGGGTCGAAGCGGTCGCGGAGGTCACGCTCCAACCGGGCGGTCAGGGGGTCGGGGGCGGGCAGGATCGCGGGCGCGCTGGTGATCCGGCGGGCATGGCCCGAGAAGGCGGGCAGGTCCGGGGTTTGGCCCTGCGGCAGGGCGACATGGATCAGCGCGCCGCCCCAATCCAGCGAGTGCGGTGCGGGCAGGTGGGTGAGCAGCGCGGGCGCCTCGCTTGGGCGGCAGATGATGCGCCAGGTGTCGCGGTCGGGATCATGGGTATTTGGGCAACAGAGAAGCCATGCCTCGGGATCGCCGTCCCGGACGGTGCCGAAGGATTGCAGGCGCGCGGTCAGGTCGGCGGCGCGGGCCTTGACCGAGGCGGCCAACCCCTCCAGCCGGATCAGTGCGCCGTGGCCGGGCAGCCAGGCCGCGCCCGAGACGTCGAAGGGGCCGCCGAGGGCCGTGGTCAGGGCCGGGATGGACGAAGCGGCGTCGAGATCCGGCAGGGCCAGCGTCACGGTCGCGGGGGGGATGGGGGCGGTGCGGAGGCTGATCTGGGTCAGCGTGCCCAGGGTCCCGCGGCTGCCGGCCAACAGCTTGACCAGGTCATAGCCTGTGACGTTCTTCATCACCCGGCCGCCATTGCTGATGACCTGACCCTGCCCGTCCACGAAGCGCAGGCCCAGCATGGCATCGCGGGCCGCGCCCGCCTGCACCCGGCGCGGGCCACTGGCATTGGTCGCGGCCACGCCGCCGATGGTCGATCCGGGGGCGCCCATCGGTTCGAACCCCAGCATCTGGCCCTCGGCGGCGAGGGTCTGGCGGACCTCCTCCAGCGGGGTGCCGGCGCGGACGACCAAGGTCAGCGCCTCGGGCTCGTAGAGGGTCACGCCGGTCAGGGCGGTCATGTCCAGCCGCGCGGCCTGCCCCTCGCCCGGCCAGAGGCGCGTGGCGCCGCCGGTGATCGACAGGGGGCCGGTCGCGTCGCGGATGATCTGCGCCAGCTGCGCCTCGGTCTCAGGCCGCATCGGCGGGCCGGTTCAGGCGGCGGTCGCGGCGCGGGGCGCTGACATCCAGCGGGAACACCTTGGCCGCATTCAGCAGCCAATGCGGATCGAAAGCGTCCTTGACCAGCATCTGCGCCTCCAGATCGGCGGGGGCGAACTGTTCGGCCATCAGGTCGCGCTTTTCGATGCCGACGCCATGTTCGCCGGTCAGGCAGCCGCCGACCTGGACGCAGAGGCGCAGGATGTCAGCGCCGAGCGCCTCGGCCCGGTCCAGATCGCCGGGGGTGTTGGCGTCATAGATGATCAGCGGGTGCATGTTGCCGTCGCCCGCATGGAAGACGTTCGACACGGCCAGCCCGTATTGCCGCGACAGATCGCCGATGCCCGACAGCACCGTGGGCAGGGCGGTGACGGGGATCGTGCCGTCCAGGCAGATATAGTCGCCCATGCTGCCCATCGCGCCGAAGGCGGATTTCCGTCCCTTCCAGATGCGGGCGGATTCGTCGGCCGAACGGCTCTCGCGGAACGCGACCGGGTCGAAGGTCATGGCGATGTCGCGGATCAGGGCCAGCTGTTCGTCGATCTCGGGGGGGGTGCCCTCGACCTCGACGATCAGCAGCGCCTGACAATCGGGATAGCCGGCGCCCGAGAATTCCTCGGTGGCCTTGATGCAAGGTGCGTCCATGAACTCGATCGCGACGGGGATGATGCCGGCGCGGATGATGGCGGCCACGCAGGCGCCCGCCGTTTCGGCCGCGTCGAACCCGATCAGCGCGGGGCGCGCGCCCGCGGGCTTGGGCAGGATGCGCAGCGTCGCTTCGGTCACGATGCCCAGCTGGCCCTCGGAGCCGCAGATGACGCCCAGCAGGTCCAGCCCCGGCCCCTCGCCCATCGGGCCGCCCAGATCGACGACGGACCCGTCCATCAGCACGACCCGCGCGCCCAGCAGGTTGTTGGTGGTGACCCCGTATTTCAGACAATGCGCCCCGCCCGAATTCATCGCGATATTGCCGCCGATGGCGCAGGCCAGCTGGCTGGACGGATCGGGCGCATAGAAGAAGCCCAGCCCGTCCACCGCGCCCGAGACCGACAGGTTCGTGCGCCCCGCCTGGACGCGGATCAGCCGATCCTCGGGCGCGATCTCCAGCACCTCGGTCATGCGCGACAGGCCGATCACGACCGCGTCCTGGGTGGGCATCGACCCGCCCGCCAGGCTGGTGCCCGCGCCGCGCGGCACGACCGGCACGCGCAGGTCGTGGCA
Above is a genomic segment from Paracoccus aestuarii containing:
- a CDS encoding serine hydrolase domain-containing protein; protein product: MTRTIPSLLALMLAPAAALAQNPHADEPIGTIEQVYDGHLTPDLAVSTFRNIDRLFPSRTIRAGDDPRPLPEAPVDLEATLRFEVDGAEWDLYDFLALDNVTGLIVLKDGRIAYETYQRGNRPDTRWMSMSVAKSIASTLLGAAIVDGHVGGLDDLVTTHVPALEGSAYDGVTLHDILLMASGVAWNETYTDPSSDRRDLLRAQIEQRPGAAMEVMAALPRAHPPGSHHTYSTGETQVLAEIIRGATGMTLSDYLSERIWVPAGMESDATWWLDSPDGTEIAGSGLAATLRDFARFGQFFLEGGVIDGRAVLPEDWTTVAGAPQTLSDGTPLDYGYMWWPGWTEDAINDGAFAAVGIQGQNIYINPARGVVIAAHMAQPKPLDREPVDPMIVFDAIARALD
- a CDS encoding HAD family hydrolase, translated to MPLPRFDAVIFDLDGTLLATEQMTIETGEAALSRMGRQVPPGLLESLVGFDEPTSRGILRRHLGDDFDFAHLDRMWAEALIERRDRDGIPLRPQVEPMLRALREASIPFAIATSSTRDQAREKLAAAGLTDSFTIVVTRSDVPSPKPAPDVYLLAAERLGLAPDRCLAFEDSDVGAIAARAAGMTVVQVPDMVPLSGEHADYLAPDLIAGARGIGLLAA
- a CDS encoding DNA polymerase III subunit gamma/tau, whose amino-acid sequence is MTDTTSAYQVLARKYRPETFADLVGQDAMVRTLKNAFAADRIAQAFIMTGIRGTGKTTTARIIAKGMNCIGPDGQGGPTTEPCGICEHCLAIAEGRHVDVMEMDAASRTGVGDIREIIESVHYRAASARYKIYIIDEVHMLSTSAFNALLKTLEEPPPHVKFIFATTEIRKVPVTVLSRCQRFDLRRIEPEVMIALLQRIAAAEGATITDDALALITRAAEGSARDATSLLDQSISHGAGETTADQVRAMLGLADRGRVLDLFEMIMRGDAASALAELQSQYADGADPVAVLRDLAEVTHWISVVKITPDALEDPTISPDERARGRDLADRLPMRVMSRMWQLLLKALEEVSAAPNAMMAAEMAVIRLTHVADLPDPEALIRRVQQAQTAGEFARGPAVAGAQTSSQPQASRRARPAPAVQAQAGTAAALAAAPEVVEGFPDFASVVDLIARMRDMTLLVLVERHVALVRYSPGRIEFQPRDNPPADLAQRLAERLRGWTNGQRWAVTVTNEDGAPTIAETREAAARAARDRALALPIVQQVLAAFPDATLTGVTRAAPPPEPRIEAEGAQNPHDGTEGPVAEVEEWDPFEDED
- a CDS encoding YbaB/EbfC family nucleoid-associated protein, giving the protein MIKGLGGLGDMAKMMKAAKDMQDKMGQMEEDLARMTVTGESGAGLVRATCTAKGELTALEIDPSIFVPSEKEVVEDLILAAIKDAQRAAEEKMQSEMSRMTEGLGLPPGMKLPF
- the recR gene encoding recombination mediator RecR — its product is MDQGGDDIQALIALMARLPGLGPRSARRIVLQLVQRRSQQMAQLSQLLDRVARNSRECIVCGNITDRDECAICTDPARATGEICVVQDVADLWALERGRAFRGRYHVLGGTLSALDEVGPDDLGIPALLARIHEDRISEVILALNATVDGQTTAHYIADALEGTNVTVTGLAQGVPIGGELDYLDDGTITAALRARRRL
- a CDS encoding Hsp20 family protein, whose product is MRNFDLTPLYRASVGFDRLADVMDRAMTADVATTTYPPYNIEKTGEDAYRISIAVAGFAADDLNVEMRDGAVIVSARKADEDEGRTFLHRGIATRAFERKFTLADHVRVEGASHVDGMLHIDLIREIPEALKPRRIEIAKATPKVEKLDA
- the glcF gene encoding glycolate oxidase subunit GlcF; protein product: MQTHFSPEQLSDPMTARSNKVLRTCVHCGFCTATCPTYQVLGDELDSPRGRIYLIKEMLESGRPADAKTVTHIDRCLGCLACMTTCPSGVHYAHLLEHAREHIEQTYRRPAMDRILRWVLKFVLPHPGRFRLALMGARIARPFKALMPDRRLRAMLEMAPKAIPPVSRNDDGQTFPAEGTRRARVALMIGCAQRALNTDINDATIRLLQRAGVEVVIPRDFGCCGALTLHMGQEGDGKARARDSIRRLLAAERDGPLDAVIINTSGCGTTIKDYGHLFKGDAIEADARRVAGLARDVTEFLVGLGLPARTGDQGLGMRVAYHSACSLQHGQQVRAAPKDLLAAMGFAVVEPADPHLCCGSAGTYNLLQPALSSELKARKVATLEAVAPEVIAAGNIGCMMQIGGGTAVPVVHMVELLDWATGGPKPPALGS
- a CDS encoding FAD-binding protein; amino-acid sequence: MRPETEAQLAQIIRDATGPLSITGGATRLWPGEGQAARLDMTALTGVTLYEPEALTLVVRAGTPLEEVRQTLAAEGQMLGFEPMGAPGSTIGGVAATNASGPRRVQAGAARDAMLGLRFVDGQGQVISNGGRVMKNVTGYDLVKLLAGSRGTLGTLTQISLRTAPIPPATVTLALPDLDAASSIPALTTALGGPFDVSGAAWLPGHGALIRLEGLAASVKARAADLTARLQSFGTVRDGDPEAWLLCCPNTHDPDRDTWRIICRPSEAPALLTHLPAPHSLDWGGALIHVALPQGQTPDLPAFSGHARRITSAPAILPAPDPLTARLERDLRDRFDPRGLFGSPA
- a CDS encoding FAD-linked oxidase C-terminal domain-containing protein — its product is MIQLPQPDAAVLARRGAIVEALRAALPGAVIDDPAETRAYECDALSAYRCAPLAVVLPRSTEEVARLLRLCHDLRVPVVPRGAGTSLAGGSMPTQDAVVIGLSRMTEVLEIAPEDRLIRVQAGRTNLSVSGAVDGLGFFYAPDPSSQLACAIGGNIAMNSGGAHCLKYGVTTNNLLGARVVLMDGSVVDLGGPMGEGPGLDLLGVICGSEGQLGIVTEATLRILPKPAGARPALIGFDAAETAGACVAAIIRAGIIPVAIEFMDAPCIKATEEFSGAGYPDCQALLIVEVEGTPPEIDEQLALIRDIAMTFDPVAFRESRSADESARIWKGRKSAFGAMGSMGDYICLDGTIPVTALPTVLSGIGDLSRQYGLAVSNVFHAGDGNMHPLIIYDANTPGDLDRAEALGADILRLCVQVGGCLTGEHGVGIEKRDLMAEQFAPADLEAQMLVKDAFDPHWLLNAAKVFPLDVSAPRRDRRLNRPADAA